Proteins encoded within one genomic window of Litorilinea aerophila:
- a CDS encoding ABC transporter substrate-binding protein, with protein MQQTLKGHTLSRRQLLKGAALLSLGTLAAACQAPGAAPAAAPGESGGGSEPASETVTIDFITPAALGREREMYTQFIEDFMAEHPNIKVNVSFEAWADYMTKLPTMLAGGVVPDMIHQHMSIVQDYAYRGALRDLVPYMERDGVNPEDYIPALFDAFSHNGKTYGIPKDSAAWGVYYNKDKFDEAGLEYPSLHWTLDEFQNLALELTRDQNGNPASSPNFDPDNIVQWGFSWLDSPAPNNSENARGFVKARGGDWYDEAYSQTLITDPPVLEHFRMFHTMRCVQKSSPMAAQTEGQGDPFRAGLTAMAVSFHIMDFFSREEGVTFQYDVTYIPGGPGGQYSVVGCSGWAVPTQASHPEEGWELVKYLTSLPVQRFIGQQKRWGVSRKEAVDAIIPEDGYPEHFAAVHTDPFQKELEGVEVISFKFPPNQSRIKDIYMEHFDPIWTCASDDIEGAAAAAKQQIDELLAELEW; from the coding sequence ATGCAACAGACCCTGAAGGGACACACTTTGTCCCGACGCCAGTTGTTGAAAGGGGCAGCGTTGCTCAGCCTGGGCACCCTGGCAGCCGCCTGCCAGGCCCCTGGCGCTGCGCCGGCCGCTGCTCCTGGTGAATCCGGCGGCGGCAGTGAACCCGCCTCCGAGACAGTAACCATCGACTTCATCACACCGGCCGCGCTGGGCCGTGAACGGGAAATGTACACCCAGTTCATCGAAGACTTCATGGCAGAGCACCCCAACATCAAGGTCAACGTCTCCTTTGAAGCCTGGGCCGACTACATGACCAAGCTGCCCACCATGCTGGCCGGCGGCGTGGTGCCAGACATGATCCACCAGCACATGAGTATCGTGCAGGACTATGCCTATCGGGGCGCCCTGCGGGACCTGGTGCCCTATATGGAACGGGACGGCGTCAACCCCGAGGACTACATCCCCGCCCTCTTCGATGCCTTCAGCCACAACGGCAAGACCTACGGCATTCCCAAAGACAGCGCGGCCTGGGGCGTCTACTACAACAAAGACAAGTTCGACGAGGCCGGCCTGGAGTACCCCTCGCTGCACTGGACCCTGGACGAGTTCCAGAACCTGGCCCTGGAGCTGACCCGGGATCAGAACGGCAACCCGGCCAGCAGCCCCAACTTTGATCCCGACAACATCGTCCAGTGGGGGTTCTCCTGGCTGGATTCGCCGGCGCCCAACAACAGCGAGAATGCCCGGGGTTTTGTCAAGGCCCGGGGCGGCGACTGGTACGATGAGGCCTACAGCCAGACCCTGATCACCGATCCGCCGGTGTTGGAGCACTTCCGCATGTTCCACACCATGCGCTGCGTGCAGAAGAGCAGCCCGATGGCAGCCCAGACCGAGGGCCAGGGCGATCCCTTCCGGGCCGGGCTGACGGCCATGGCGGTCAGTTTCCATATCATGGATTTCTTCTCCCGGGAGGAGGGGGTGACCTTCCAGTACGATGTGACCTACATCCCCGGTGGCCCGGGTGGCCAATACTCGGTCGTCGGCTGCAGTGGCTGGGCCGTCCCCACCCAGGCCAGCCACCCGGAGGAGGGCTGGGAGCTGGTTAAATATCTGACCAGTCTGCCGGTCCAGCGATTTATCGGCCAGCAGAAGCGGTGGGGGGTCTCCCGAAAGGAAGCGGTGGACGCCATCATCCCGGAGGACGGCTACCCCGAACACTTCGCCGCGGTACACACGGATCCCTTCCAAAAGGAGCTGGAGGGCGTGGAAGTCATCTCCTTCAAATTCCCGCCCAACCAGTCTCGCATCAAGGATATCTATATGGAACACTTCGATCCCATCTGGACCTGCGCCAGCGACGACATCGAAGGAGCCGCTGCGGCCGCCAAGCAACAGATCGACGAGCTCTTAGCCGAGTTGGAGTGGTAA
- a CDS encoding RraA family protein → MSASEIDPFEVAKLYKYLRVVDVADAMDGIGYFDIGLMDPEIRPLWLGMKFWGPALTIRCVPANRPMWKLDTTEDIVNAHGIWFKEVGNIGIRDLIRPGHVIVTDTGGAKEVGYWGSANSLGVIAQGAVGIVTDGYCRDTAEVALQRTPICARRRGRTIIPGRIQVVEVQATVGCGGAQVRPGDIVGCDDDGVIVVPIEVAQEVATHARAILLADMHARRKLYDQLGMEHDATVDIETVEAYYSQFQ, encoded by the coding sequence ATGAGTGCAAGCGAAATCGACCCGTTTGAAGTAGCGAAGCTGTACAAGTACCTGCGCGTCGTCGACGTGGCCGACGCCATGGATGGCATCGGCTATTTCGACATCGGCCTGATGGATCCGGAGATCCGCCCCCTCTGGCTGGGCATGAAATTCTGGGGGCCGGCCCTGACCATCCGCTGTGTGCCGGCCAACCGGCCCATGTGGAAGCTGGACACCACCGAGGACATCGTCAATGCCCATGGCATCTGGTTCAAAGAGGTGGGCAACATTGGCATCCGGGACCTGATCCGGCCAGGCCACGTCATCGTCACCGACACCGGCGGGGCCAAGGAGGTGGGCTACTGGGGCTCGGCCAACAGCCTGGGCGTCATTGCCCAGGGCGCGGTGGGCATTGTGACCGACGGCTACTGCCGGGACACGGCCGAAGTGGCCCTGCAGCGCACCCCCATCTGCGCCCGTCGCCGGGGCCGCACCATCATCCCCGGCCGCATCCAGGTGGTGGAAGTCCAGGCCACGGTGGGCTGCGGCGGCGCCCAGGTGCGGCCTGGGGACATCGTGGGCTGCGACGATGATGGCGTGATCGTGGTACCCATCGAGGTCGCCCAGGAGGTGGCCACCCACGCCCGGGCTATCCTGCTGGCCGACATGCACGCCCGGCGCAAGCTCTACGACCAGCTGGGCATGGAACATGACGCCACCGTGGACATCGAAACGGTGGAGGCGTACTACAGCCAGTTCCAGTAG